One segment of Plasmodium vivax chromosome 14, whole genome shotgun sequence DNA contains the following:
- a CDS encoding hypothetical protein, conserved (encoded by transcript PVX_100590A), whose translation MIRFVRACRSKKGSLFATSVRLLKRVKVSPLKDGVIKKKIGEAQGKVTVDDALQYFTKAELFFLFFFPFTCVSAYVVAMWTLFKANPSSWRRRSSSSPQAVRRFTAHRFTSYRSPLTAHRSPLTAHGPPKCLFLRSAASIRSARL comes from the exons ATGATCCGATTCGTTCGCGCGTGTCgctccaaaaaaggaagcctTTTCGCAACCAGTGTGAGGCTGTTAAAACGTGTTAAAGTTAGCCCCCTAAAGGATggggttattaaaaaaaaaattggggaggCACAGGGGAAGGTGACTGTGGATGATGCCCTGCAGTACTTCACCAAGGCGGagctcttttttctcttcttctttccgTTCACTTGTGTATCTGCCTATGTGGTCGCCATGTGGACCCTCTTCAA agCAAACCCGTCATCGTGGCGGAGAAGAAGTTCGAGTAGCCCCCAGGCGGTgcgccgctttaccgctcaCCGCTTTACCTCTTACCGCTCACCGCTCACCGCTCACCGCTCACCGCTCACCGCTCACGGCCCCCCCAagtgtttatttttgcgGAGCGCGGCCTCGATCCGCTCTGCGCGCCTGTAG